The following is a genomic window from uncultured Hyphomonas sp..
TTCTGCGATGCGCTGAAGGCACAAGGCGACAACTGTATTGTGGTGACCGGATAGTGGCTAAGGCCTGTATCCTCAGCGTTTCAGGCCCCGTCCTGACACCCGGCGAGGCGGACCTGTTCAGGGTGCAGAACCCGTGGGGCGTGATTCTTATGGGCCGGTCCTGCGTGTCGCGGGATCAGGTGCGCCGCCTGGTGGCCGACATCTGGGATGCAACAGGCCGGGAAACACTGATCTTCATCGACCAGGAGGGCGGCCGCGTCGCCCGTCTTAAGGCGCCGGAATGGCCGCTGTTCCCTCGTGGTGCGGATTATGCGGCGATCTACGAAAAAGATGCGGAGCTGGGCCGTGAGGCATGCTGGCTGGGCCACCGGCTGATCGCATCCGAACTTGCCAGCCTGTCCATTCATGCGGATTGCTCACCTGTCGTGGACCTGCCTGTCCCCGGGGCACATGACGTGATTGGAGACCGGGCATTCGGAACGGAGCCAACTCAGGCTGCAGATCTCGCCAAAGCGGCGATTGCCGGTCTGCATGCCGGCGGGGTCGCGAGCGTGATCAAGCACATACCGGGGCATGGCCGGTCCATGGCGGATAGCCATCTTGAGCTGCCTCGCGTGACCGCGGGAGACAATGAGCTGTCGAAGGACTTCGAAGCCTTTACCCGTGTGGCTGATGCGCCGATGGCGATGACGGCCCATATCGCCTACGAGGGCTATGATCCAGGCAAGGCGGCGACGGTGTCCCGCTACATGATTCAGGAGATCATACGGGCCCGAATCGGGTTTGATGGTCTCCTGATGACCGATGATCTGGGGATGAGGGCACTTGGCGGCAGCCTCGCCGATCGCGCACACGCGTCGATCGCGGCAGGCTGTGATGTGCTGCTGCATTGTTCAGGCTTCCTGAAGGATCCCGCAGAAATCCTCGCTGAAATGACGGAAGTTGCTGAAGCGGCCCCGGTATTGGCGGGACGGGCGGCCGAGCGCGCCGCGGCCGCTGATTCGATCGCAAAGCAGGCCGTCCCCATCGAGCCGGCAAAAGCCTGGCA
Proteins encoded in this region:
- the nagZ gene encoding beta-N-acetylhexosaminidase — protein: MAKACILSVSGPVLTPGEADLFRVQNPWGVILMGRSCVSRDQVRRLVADIWDATGRETLIFIDQEGGRVARLKAPEWPLFPRGADYAAIYEKDAELGREACWLGHRLIASELASLSIHADCSPVVDLPVPGAHDVIGDRAFGTEPTQAADLAKAAIAGLHAGGVASVIKHIPGHGRSMADSHLELPRVTAGDNELSKDFEAFTRVADAPMAMTAHIAYEGYDPGKAATVSRYMIQEIIRARIGFDGLLMTDDLGMRALGGSLADRAHASIAAGCDVLLHCSGFLKDPAEILAEMTEVAEAAPVLAGRAAERAAAADSIAKQAVPIEPAKAWQRFHELFPNAGAGA